One genomic region from Oncorhynchus clarkii lewisi isolate Uvic-CL-2024 chromosome 21, UVic_Ocla_1.0, whole genome shotgun sequence encodes:
- the LOC139378825 gene encoding high mobility group protein B3a has protein sequence MAKGTPGKPKGKMSAYAYFVQTCREEHKKKSPEIPVNFAEFSKKCSGRWKTMSGKEKGKFEDMAKQDKVRYDNEMMHFAPGGKKGRKKDPNAPKRPPSGFFIFCADHRPKIKAQHPSLGIGDVAKKLGEQWNNLTDATKQPYLIKANKLKDKYQKDVADYKSGKGKVGAPSMVMAPKPMTKSNMDDDDDDDDEEDEEEDEEEEEDDE, from the exons ATGGCTAAAGGCACCCCTGGGAAGCCCAAAGGCAAGATGTCTGCCTACGCCTACTTCGTTCAGACCTGCCGGGAGGAGCACAAGAAGAAGAGTCCCGAGATACCTGTCAACTTTGCTGAGTTTTCCAAGAAGTGCTCTGGACGATGGAAG ACTATGTCTGGCAAAGAGAAGGGGAAGTTTGAGGACATGGCGAAGCAGGATAAGGTGCGCTATGACAACGAGATGATGCACTTTGCCCCTGGCGGCAAGAAGGGAAGGAAGAAGGACCCTAATGCACCAAAGAGGCCCCC ATCTGGTTTCTTCATCTTCTGCGCGGACCACCGGCCCAAGATCAAGGCCCAGCATCCCAGCCTGGGGATAGGGGACGTGGCCAAGAAACTAGGCGAGCAGTGGAACAACCTTACTGATGCTACGAAACAGCCCTACCTGATCAAGGCCAACAAACTCAAAGACAAGTATCAGAAG gacGTGGCTGACTATAAGTCCGGTAAGGGGAAGGTGGGTGCTCCGAGCATGGTGATGGCCCCTAAACCCATGACGAAGAGTAATAtggatgacgatgatgatgatgacgacgaggaagacgaggaggaggatgaggaggaggaggaggatgacgaGTAG